ctatttccctatcaggtggtatccctgggagatctttgagaaagacttctggaaactcattcactacagggactgaatgaaaagaaatattttcaactcttgagtcttttactcggattagatggtacatacaacctttggagataagctttcgggctctaagataagagataaagtagCCTATAGGTTCTACTAAACTCCCTACCTATACAATTAGTGTCTCATTctggaaagaaaaagtgaccttttgaGTCTTACAATCgagtgtggcatagcacgaatggagccagtccatcccaaggatagcatcaaaatttatcatatcaagttctataaggtctgccacagtttccctactatgagtagacacaacataatttctatacacccttctagcaataacagaatcacctacaggcgTGGAAATAGTGAAGGGTTCTTCAATGACTTCGGGCTCAAACCTAAAACTAACAGCCACATAGGGGGttacataagataaagtagacccgggatcaagtaacacataaacatcacgggaaaagatttgtaacatactggtaacaacatctggggaaaTTTTTGCCTCCTGGTGGTTGGTCAAAGCGTATAATCGATTGCAACCGCTCCCGGTAgttgaaggggcacccttaggaagaggagctatggaggcggcttgggacttaCCCCCTTCCCCCCTCACATTTCCTCCAGCAGAAGGATAATttctctgaaggtgacccactttaccacaagtatagcagtttctcccctcaaaccagcacttcctTAGATAATTCCTTCTACAAACCTTGCACTGTAGATAAGTATGATGTTGTTGGGCCACACTGCCCTAAGACTGTGTATCTAGAGCTTTGgatccatgaggagtctgaaaactctaagtttgtctgtctgtcggtaGTTTGGGTGCTAGGGCGCTGGCTGCTGAccgtgcattattccaaaacttcttcttcttcgaccacttattaccccagttaccactctgcagCTGACTCTAGTGCTGGTCcgcagacctagctctcttagcctatctatctttctctctagattcagcaatctttttcttcttctcttccacctattgcatatgaccGGTTattcgagcaaagtctaactccttattcaacatagccccctggcactcaagtactaGGTTATCAGCAAGGCTAGATGCAAATTTCGTCATTCGGGCTcttatattactagtcaactctggtgcatagcgggctagtttattaaacttcaaaatataatcctggacactcatactaccctacttcaaattcataaacttttccgctttggcctccctcaactccagaggaaagaattgatcaaggaaagcttccacaaattcaccCCAAATGTGGGCTCAACACTGTCACCTTTTGTATTTTCCCaatcggcataccactgattcgcaatgtccttgagctgataagttacCAGTCctaccccttcaacctcatctatatgcatcaccttaaagatattttccatctcatccatgaacttctgtggatcttcctccaccttggtgccagtaaaCTTAGgtggttcatcttcatgaaatgttcgaccctagtagcctcagacgtaacagatgcagacccaacatctttcgatCATTGAGCCTGGTTAGTTACCAAttatgtcagcatatgaatagaccatctgaattctgcatttgaaatatctccctaagCAGTTGGGGGATGGTTGACATTAGTCCGCGGACCCtgaggtggactggtcgggactggagggactcccggagtagggacaAGTTCCAGAGTATGAGCTCTGTTACGGGTCtgtatcccatgggtgggacggacctcatccgcctgagcattctgatcgatgatatgacgtggaggcataactgagTTTCTGAAATACAAGTGATCATTTATTaagggacagttcagactctgaagcacgaattaaatcacaaagaagggaaacatttcctaaacacTTAGCAGCCTCCTGCtaataagtgtggtgcgctacacacccataaaaaggactctacccgacgcgatttcgcagacaccctgggaccatgaaccgtgctttgatacaaagtttctcatgacccgaactagggcctagtcgtgacgaacatttcaaaccatggaggcccgaaacacccctatctgtctggtaatcatgcacctaattcatatgatcaaagtaatgtggaagaaacacaataattcggaaacatggtcataaatatgaaaagaaacaataacggggaaataaagtttcccccaacatcaatcaacctctaaacaacttcctgcaaaaatctctaacaaatggcTAAGTCAAGTAACTCTATATaaactggaacaaggcccccaTTAAAcctcaaaactaaatataagataaaaggaatgcaggacataagaccttccaaaacatagaagaatcaccacttgtctctgcaactctgtttGAATGATCtcctgattctcttgacccctagactgggcctctgaaccttagaggttggagaggggaagGGGCcaacacaaaagtactggcacgcagagatatcaaaacaaaacataatatttttacaaaatatagttgatagccattataaagcaatttcatagcaaatcatttgaaaatacatgggcataatgtaattgttttcaataacaatgaaatgcagCTAAGGTAGGtgaaataccctacataatttacaccaactgtcaaaccctGGTTGCCTCCGAGAAtagagtatacgtgaggggaagacacacaagatcacacagcatggtgtctcgacccaatggtagtgcctaagatcacttagcccgggctcctacctataatcctaatttgggaatgacataaagtgaagtactcaagatcacttagcctggtaccatattctcatgtcggcaaacatggtttccagtgatgagcctttacattcaaatgccttcttcgagcatccacctatctcatgtaaaattaatgcattcaaatttcatctgattcaatcacatatcatattttgtagggtatcgttATACCCGACTTGTAAGCCATTAATATTACATTCTTCTTCttattcaaccattgtattccatatgtttcaacacaaataacccTCTCGTTTTAAAGTCAAAATcgtatcaattctcaaaacagtttatgtcatgcttttcaagatattttcaaacaatttacatcatatgcacattcaaaacaaattcacatcaagagagggatttcacataattcatgctctcaaaatatcaccatttcgaaacacatgcatatacatatataatatgtcaaaccGTTCGGaagtaggcctaaagaccaaattcaatattatagaaacgttcaaaatataattatattcactGTTTCAAAACACCCATttctaaaccatgaatttaaagacccatgagatttttggataaccccacaaACCTTGAatactatgaatattagatgcttcttgaagcctaagTTGAGAGGACTCCAAATATGAAATTAGTTCCTAAAACCCCCAGTTGAATCTcaagttgcttgggtttttattttgaaatcctaaggagaatccttgagcacttttgatgaatgaaggtgtattttggggtccttggaactgaatttcatgttttagggctaattaagggtggaaaaggaccattttgccccaaagacggagtgtttaagttacttgaattctttacataggtgcCCCCCATCccatcacctatgtttacataggcacagcctatgtttacataggcaccacctaggctatcgcctatgctttccagtggccatgggtgattggttaggcgacgcatattactttgaaaggccataaattcttgctcgggtgtcggattttagcaaaattggtatcgttggaaagctaactcgaagacctatcatttgacacatagtaggctccctaattcaacatatacagagatttatggtcgatggaagatgACATaatttacaacgtccactaaaacttagtcgatcgaaatagttttaaCTCGttcttgagttgaaggacctctatggtctaaattcaagattgaatggattcacatcctacacaaataattaacatgccatattggcataagattttatggcttcgggatttatcaacacatcggaatcatggtctatattatagcccgaaTTGCGGGGCGTTACACTTATCTTGAGTTTGAAGCTTTAATGTCATTACTAATTTCATGGCAACATCAAAGAAGTCGACAACTTTCACTAATTCTTCCTCAACAAATGGCCTAAAAGTTGAAAAATCtcataggaaaaataaatcaACTTGAAGCAGGAGTCCCAAAGACTTAAAAGTTtatcttttttgttgttgttggaaaACTACTAATATCACACAGAAAACTTATCTActgattttgaaaatatataagttaaatataaTTCTACTTGTCGAATAAAAAGTTAGACAAATAGTAGTAAGGCTATTGTGAAGCACATTCAGAGTAAAAAACACACCTAAAGTCATCAGTGATACCGAAGGCTTGTTTGCCCCTTCAGTTTCCATTGATTTCTATGCCACAACCGCAGCAGGAACAGCAGAAGCATCCAACGATTTCAATGCACTGGCACCACCAAAATTAGCTGATCAAACCTCCTGCTCAATAGATTCAAGCTTTGAATCATTTGCTTCACCCTGAGATTTCTTCCCAACAAAGGTATGTTGAagatatgtctcagaaataaagtaggaatagataattttagtagttttaaatgATTAGAATCCTATGTGTCTTAGACTTAGGAACTAGTTATCCCAATTAAAATTGAAGTGTAGTTAGAAATTTATctataaatttatgttttgagttattaataaaataattccctttgacaatacaattgcagtatatttttctcttcaacactttctctgttatttcttaaatttcaaagctaaaagcatataattggtatcaagagccaaTTTCTTAAGGAATCTGTGAGAGAGAAGACCTCCAAAAATAGCCCTATGTAAAAGTCAATATTGTTATGGCTTCCAATAATTTCCCAATTCCTTCACCCCCAATTTTGTCTGGTGAGAATGATCCTATTTGGGCTGTCAAGATGAGAACATACTTGCGAGCATATGATCTGTGGGAAGTGGTAGAGGTTGGAGGAGAGGAAAATCATTTTCCAAATAATCCAACTATGGCGCAAATTAAGAATCACAGAGGAGAGGTTTCAAAAAACTTTAGAGCTCTCTCTTGCATACAATCAACACTTTTGGAAGTAATTTTCACAAGAGTTATGACGAGTGAGATTGCAAAGGAGGCTTGGGATAAGTTGAAAGAAGAATTTCATAAAagtgacaagatcaggaaaataaaagtgataaatctAAGAAGAGAGATTGAAATTCTCATAATGAAGGATTTAGAAACTATTGAAGAATTCTCCAACAAGTTGATGAAGGTTGTAAACAAAATCAGACTTATGGGAGAAGAGCTTATAGATTTAAGAATCATGAAAAAGGTTCTTGTGAGTTTGTCGAaaagatttgaagaaaaaatcTCCTCACTCAAAGATTCAAAGGATCTCACAAAACTGTAACCTTTAAAACTTGTACATGCTCTTCAAG
This region of Capsicum annuum cultivar UCD-10X-F1 unplaced genomic scaffold, UCD10Xv1.1 ctg69711, whole genome shotgun sequence genomic DNA includes:
- the LOC124894103 gene encoding uncharacterized protein LOC124894103 — encoded protein: MASNNFPIPSPPILSGENDPIWAVKMRTYLRAYDLWEVVEVGGEENHFPNNPTMAQIKNHRGEVSKNFRALSCIQSTLLEVIFTRVMTSEIAKEAWDKLKEEFHKSDKIRKIKVINLRREIEILIMKDLETIEEFSNKLMKVVNKIRLMGEELIDLRIMKKVLVSLSKRFEEKISSLKDSKDLTKL